A segment of the Streptomyces sp. ITFR-21 genome:
GCCCCACCTGTTCGCAGTCGCCAGGCCCGGCCCCCAATCAGAGGGAACGGACCGGCCAGCGGCCGGCGTAGCCGCGGTAGGCGGGTCTGCCGTTGAGGAGCCGCTGGACGCAGAAGCCCAGCGCGAGGGTGAGCGCGCCGCCCGCCGCGTCGGCGACGAAGTGGTTGCCGGTGCAGAGGATGACGACGAAGGTGGCCAGCGGGTAGAGCGCGCCCAGCACCCGCACCCAGGTGTGCTTGGCCAGGAACGCCACGGTCAGCCCGCTCCATGCGGCCCAGACGATGTGCACCGACGGCATGGCCGCGTAGAGGTTGGACACCGTGGAGACGTGGCCCGAGCCCCATGAGCCCCAGGTGTGGTGGGTGACGACGGTGTCGATGAAGCCTTCGGCGGGCAGGAAGCGGGGCGGGGCCAGCGCGAAGAAGGCGAAGCCGAACAGCGCCAGCAGGGTCGCGCTGAACAGGGCGGTGCGTCCGGCCCGGTAGCGCTCGGGCCGGAAGGCGTAGAGCCAGACCAGCACAACCGGCGTCACGATGAAGTGCAGCGTGGCGTAGTAGTAGTTCATGCCGACGATCAGCCACGACACCTTGTCGACGGCGTGGTTGAGGGTCAGTTCGATGTCGACGTGCAGCAGCCGCTCGGCGTGCCAGATCTCCCGGGCCCGGTGCAGGGCCGCCGTGCGGTGGGACGGCACGTAGCGGCGGGTCCTGCTGTACGCCAGGTACAGCCCCACGGTGAAGGCCAGTTCCACCAGCAGGTGCGGACGGCCGCTGCGGCGCATGCGGTCCGGCAGCAGGGGTCCCGGCCTCCATCGGCGTCCCGGCTGCGCGGAACCCTCCGCGACGGTCTCCACCGGGCGCGTCGCGGTCACAAGCGCTCCCCTCCTCGCACGGCTCATGGCTCACGGCTCGCCGACACCGGGCGGGCGCCGCACGCGTGGCACGATGCGCTCCTCCGGCCGGCGTCCCGACGACCCGCAAGACAATACATCGGACCCCGAAGCTTTCCGTCAGTGCCCTGTTCACCTTTGTCTGATCCGGCCGACCGGCGGGCGGCCGCCGTACCGCACCGGTCGGCGGCATACGGCGGTGAGCACGGGGGCGGCCCGCCGAAATCGGGGTGCGCCGGTTGGGCGCGACCCGTTACCCTCCCCAGGTGACCTGGCTGCCCGGCGACTTCGCCCATCCACTCCGCGTGCGGCTGCCCGGCACCGGCCACTACCTGCGGCCGATCGCCGGCAGTGACGTGGCCCTGGACTACCCGGCGGTGATGGGCTCGCGGGAACGGCTGTGGGCCGTCTACGGCGAGGCGTGGGGCTGGCCGCCGGCCGGGATGACGTACGAGCAGGACCTGGCGGACCTCGAACGCCACGCGGCGGAGACCGCGGCCCACGCGTCCTTCAACTACGCGCTGTTCGACGAGCCGGGCACGGCGCTGCTGGGCTGTGTCTACATCGATCCGCCGGAGAAGGCCGGCGCCGACGCCGAGATCTCCTGGTGGCTGGTGGACGAGATGGCGGTGACCGGGCTGCAGGAGACGCTGGACGCGTTCGTGCCGCGCTGGATCGCCGAGGCGTGGCCCTTCCGGCGGCCCCGTTACGTGGGCCGGGACCTGTCCTGGCAGGAGTGGCTGGCGCTGCCCGACCTGGGCGGCTGAGGAACCGGCACGTTTCACGGGGCGTCAGCCCGGCAGCAGCGCGCAGGCCGCCCAGGCCAGTGCCGCCGCGACCGCGTCCTCGGCGAGGGCGGCCGGCCAGTCCGGCAGGCCGCGGTCCGCCACCGCCCGGCGCCAGCGGGCCCCGGCGTGCGCGCCGCCGAAGGCCGCCGCGGCGCCGATGGCGGCAGCGGCGGGCAGCGGGATCGCGGTGCGGCGCCCTCGTCCCGCCCGGTCGGCCAGCGCGGTGGCGGCGAAGGCGCCGAGCACGATCCGGGGCAGGAGACCGGCCGGGCCGAGCCGGCTGGGCGTGTTCGGGAGCTTGTCGCCGACGAGTTCACCCGCGGCGGCGGTCGCCGCCACGGCGCCGGCCCGGCGGCCGGCCAGCAGTGCGCCGGGGCGGGCTGCCGCGCGGTGCCGGTCGGTGGTCAGCGCGACGGCGGCCACGCCGAGTTGGCTGCGCAACCCGGACACCACGCCGATCAGGCCGGTCCCCATCAGCGCGTTCACCGCTGCCCGGCTTTTGCCGTGCCCGCCGCGCTGCCGGCCGGCGGCCGGGACTTCCGAGATCCGCACATGACGTGCTGATTCCCGCGGCTCCACCGGGGTAACGGCAGGCAACCGCAAAGCACCCGGTCGGCCCCGCGCCAGCCACCCGGCGCGGCGGCGGCCGACGACGACGCCCCCGGACCAGGAGCGTCCGGGGGGCGTCGGGGTCACGCCGGTGGTGGCGTCAGTTGCCCGCGGCGCGGTTGCGGCGCCGGGTGAAGTAGACGGCCGCGCCGCCGATCACCAGGAGGGCCACACCGCCGCCGGCGAAGGCCACGGTCTGCGAACCGTTGCCGCCGGTCTCGGCGAGGTTGCCGCTCGGGGTGGTGGAGACCGGCTGGACGACCGGCGTACCGGTCGGCGGCGTGGTGCCGCCCGAGCCGGCCGCCGGCGTGGTGGCCGAGGGCGACGGGGAGGCGGTGTCCGACACGCTCGGCGTCGGGGTGCCGCTGTCGCTCGGCGAGGCGCTGGGCGACGGGGAGGAGCTGTCGGACTCGGTCGGCGTCGGCGACGTGGAGTCACTCGGCGTCGGCGTCGGGGTGTCCGACTCGCTCGGGGTCGGCGTCGGCGTGTCCGAGTCGCTCGGCGTCGGCGTCGGCGTCGGCGAGGTGGGCGGCGGCG
Coding sequences within it:
- a CDS encoding phosphatase PAP2 family protein; translated protein: MTATRPVETVAEGSAQPGRRWRPGPLLPDRMRRSGRPHLLVELAFTVGLYLAYSRTRRYVPSHRTAALHRAREIWHAERLLHVDIELTLNHAVDKVSWLIVGMNYYYATLHFIVTPVVLVWLYAFRPERYRAGRTALFSATLLALFGFAFFALAPPRFLPAEGFIDTVVTHHTWGSWGSGHVSTVSNLYAAMPSVHIVWAAWSGLTVAFLAKHTWVRVLGALYPLATFVVILCTGNHFVADAAGGALTLALGFCVQRLLNGRPAYRGYAGRWPVRSL
- a CDS encoding N-acetyltransferase, yielding MTWLPGDFAHPLRVRLPGTGHYLRPIAGSDVALDYPAVMGSRERLWAVYGEAWGWPPAGMTYEQDLADLERHAAETAAHASFNYALFDEPGTALLGCVYIDPPEKAGADAEISWWLVDEMAVTGLQETLDAFVPRWIAEAWPFRRPRYVGRDLSWQEWLALPDLGG